The following proteins are encoded in a genomic region of Desulfosporosinus youngiae DSM 17734:
- a CDS encoding GNAT family N-acetyltransferase, whose translation MIIREMILEDVPQLARIYKQFWNEESSVEIMSKNFVKFHEDGSHLLLSAVENNQLIGSVMGIICGELYGDCKPFMVLENMIVDSRYRNNGVGKALISELEKIASEKNCSQIILVTEADRIEACKFYESAGYNPDTHKGYKKKLNDG comes from the coding sequence ATGATCATTCGTGAAATGATCCTTGAAGATGTTCCTCAACTTGCCCGGATTTATAAACAATTTTGGAATGAAGAGTCGTCTGTTGAAATCATGAGCAAGAACTTTGTCAAGTTTCATGAGGATGGTTCACACTTATTACTTAGTGCGGTAGAAAACAATCAGTTAATAGGTTCGGTGATGGGGATTATCTGCGGGGAGCTGTATGGAGATTGCAAACCTTTTATGGTATTGGAAAACATGATCGTTGATAGCAGGTACAGAAATAATGGAGTCGGGAAAGCACTGATATCTGAATTGGAAAAAATAGCTTCTGAAAAAAATTGTTCACAAATTATTCTTGTTACTGAAGCCGATAGGATTGAGGCGTGTAAATTTTACGAATCTGCAGGATATAATCCTGATACACATAAGGGATACAAAAAGAAACTAAATGATGGTTGA
- the ilvD gene encoding dihydroxy-acid dehydratase, translating to MNSDAVTKTSPHRALFHALGLTNEEIERPLIGIVSSKNDIVPGHMNLDKIVDAVKLGVAMAGGTPLVFPAIAVCDGLAMGHQGMKYSLVTRELIADSTEAMTLAHAFDALVMVPNCDKNVPGLLMAAARLNIPTIFVSGGPMLAGKVDGQKISFSNVSEAVSEYQAGKITKEKLQEYENKGCPTCGSCSGMYTANSMNCLTEVLGMGLKGNGTIPAVYSARIQLAKHAGMQIMELLKQTIRPRDIMTKDAFENALTLDMALGCSTNSMLHLPAIAHECGIELDLDIANAISDKTPNLCHLAPAGHNFVEELDEAGGIYAVMNEVNKLGLLKTDIITCSGKTVGENIAGCINKNTEVIRPVENPYSKTGGIAVLKGNLAPDSCVVKRSAVAPEMLKHEGPAKVFDCEEDAMQAINSGQIVSGDVVVIRYEGPKGGPGMREMLNPTSAIMGHGLGESVALITDGRFSGATRGAAIGHVSPEAAVGGNIALIENGDIIQIDIMANEINFKVSDSELEKRRAAWKPRKPRITTGYLSRYAAAVTSGNKGAILE from the coding sequence ATGAATAGTGATGCAGTAACCAAAACTTCCCCACACCGCGCCTTATTTCACGCGCTGGGATTGACTAATGAGGAAATCGAACGTCCCTTAATCGGCATTGTTAGCTCGAAAAACGATATCGTCCCGGGGCATATGAATCTGGATAAAATTGTCGATGCTGTAAAGTTGGGTGTCGCCATGGCCGGAGGTACTCCACTTGTATTCCCTGCCATTGCTGTATGTGACGGTCTTGCCATGGGACATCAAGGAATGAAATATTCACTTGTCACCAGAGAATTGATTGCCGACTCTACAGAAGCCATGACCTTAGCTCATGCCTTTGATGCTTTGGTTATGGTTCCCAACTGTGATAAAAACGTTCCTGGATTGTTAATGGCTGCAGCAAGATTAAACATTCCGACCATTTTTGTCAGCGGCGGACCGATGCTTGCCGGTAAAGTGGATGGGCAGAAAATCAGCTTTTCTAATGTCTCAGAAGCAGTCAGCGAATACCAGGCGGGAAAAATCACTAAGGAAAAACTACAGGAATATGAAAATAAAGGCTGCCCGACCTGTGGCTCCTGTTCAGGCATGTATACTGCCAACAGTATGAACTGCCTGACAGAAGTATTGGGAATGGGATTAAAAGGCAACGGCACGATCCCTGCTGTTTATTCGGCCCGGATTCAGCTGGCAAAGCACGCAGGTATGCAGATTATGGAGCTGCTGAAACAAACTATCCGGCCTAGAGATATTATGACTAAAGATGCCTTTGAAAATGCCCTGACCTTAGATATGGCCTTAGGCTGCAGTACGAACAGTATGCTGCATCTTCCTGCGATTGCTCATGAATGCGGCATTGAATTAGATCTGGATATCGCTAATGCCATTAGTGACAAAACCCCGAATCTCTGCCACCTCGCCCCTGCCGGGCATAACTTTGTAGAAGAGCTCGATGAAGCCGGCGGCATCTACGCAGTCATGAATGAAGTCAACAAATTAGGTTTGCTTAAGACCGATATAATAACTTGCTCAGGCAAAACCGTCGGAGAGAACATTGCCGGCTGCATTAATAAAAATACCGAGGTGATCAGACCTGTCGAGAACCCTTACAGTAAAACAGGCGGAATCGCCGTATTGAAAGGGAATCTGGCTCCTGACTCCTGTGTTGTCAAACGCTCCGCCGTTGCCCCGGAAATGTTAAAACACGAAGGCCCTGCAAAAGTATTTGATTGCGAGGAAGACGCCATGCAGGCGATTAATTCCGGTCAAATCGTATCAGGAGATGTTGTGGTGATCCGGTATGAAGGCCCTAAAGGCGGACCAGGTATGAGGGAAATGTTAAATCCTACTTCAGCTATCATGGGACATGGACTGGGAGAGAGCGTCGCCTTGATCACCGACGGACGATTCAGCGGTGCAACCAGAGGCGCGGCAATCGGTCATGTTTCCCCTGAAGCAGCGGTAGGCGGCAATATCGCTTTGATAGAAAACGGAGATATTATCCAAATTGACATTATGGCTAATGAGATTAATTTTAAAGTTAGTGACTCAGAACTAGAAAAACGACGAGCGGCCTGGAAGCCTAGAAAGCCGAGAATTACCACCGGATATCTTTCAAGATATGCCGCCGCAGTAACGTCTGGAAATAAGGGTGCTATTTTAGAATAA
- a CDS encoding 3-hydroxyacyl-CoA dehydrogenase family protein: MLRVETIKRICNLGTGTIGPSITLTFAMAGYQVFMFGRSDASVKRGFQRIETILGSFCENNIIQKNQVPEIMGRIKGVTTLEEAAEGADFVIEGIVENLIAKQEVFGKMEELCPANTVFASSTSGLSPTLIAEKLDHKDRFVAAHFWNPPHLIPLVEVVPGKHTSQKTVDFTAQLMEKVGKKPVVLNREALGFIGNRLQFAMLREALYLIESGIATKEAVDTTIKYTLGRRLAATGPFESADLSGLDIINNIASYLFEDLCNHSHVSPILRELVDQGNLGAKNGSGFYEWTIDELTKINKIRENDLIQWLNKDKTGRNP; encoded by the coding sequence ATGCTGAGAGTAGAAACTATTAAAAGAATCTGTAATTTAGGGACAGGCACAATTGGTCCGAGTATAACCCTTACATTTGCCATGGCCGGCTATCAGGTCTTTATGTTTGGTCGTTCCGATGCCAGCGTTAAGCGCGGCTTTCAAAGAATCGAGACTATCCTGGGAAGTTTCTGTGAAAATAATATTATTCAAAAAAACCAGGTCCCTGAGATAATGGGACGGATAAAGGGTGTGACAACATTAGAAGAAGCAGCAGAGGGAGCAGACTTTGTCATCGAGGGGATCGTTGAAAACCTGATTGCGAAACAAGAGGTTTTTGGGAAAATGGAAGAGCTTTGCCCTGCTAATACCGTGTTTGCTTCAAGTACTTCCGGTCTTAGTCCTACTTTAATTGCAGAGAAGCTGGACCATAAGGACCGCTTTGTCGCAGCTCATTTTTGGAATCCGCCCCATCTTATACCTTTGGTTGAAGTAGTCCCGGGGAAGCACACTTCCCAAAAAACCGTTGATTTTACGGCTCAACTAATGGAGAAGGTTGGGAAGAAACCTGTGGTATTAAATAGGGAAGCTTTGGGATTTATCGGTAATCGCCTGCAGTTTGCGATGCTTCGGGAAGCTCTGTACCTTATTGAGTCAGGAATTGCAACTAAAGAAGCAGTTGATACCACGATTAAATACACTTTAGGACGCCGCTTAGCTGCCACAGGCCCATTTGAAAGTGCTGACTTAAGTGGTCTGGATATTATCAATAATATTGCTTCTTACCTTTTTGAAGATCTTTGCAATCACTCCCATGTGTCGCCAATACTAAGAGAGCTGGTTGACCAAGGAAATCTTGGCGCTAAGAATGGTTCTGGTTTTTACGAATGGACCATAGACGAACTGACCAAAATTAATAAAATCCGTGAAAATGACTTAATTCAGTGGCTGAATAAAGATAAAACAGGCAGGAACCCTTGA
- a CDS encoding DUF362 domain-containing protein: protein MAAFILEKLCRGCKRCVNACPVQAITMLSHLPVVDPAICIECETCMEQCMHGAITFVVPEEGTLDG from the coding sequence ATGGCTGCGTTCATTTTAGAAAAGCTGTGTCGGGGGTGCAAACGCTGTGTTAATGCCTGCCCTGTACAAGCCATTACTATGCTTTCACATCTTCCGGTGGTAGATCCCGCGATTTGTATCGAGTGTGAAACTTGTATGGAACAGTGTATGCATGGCGCTATTACGTTTGTTGTGCCAGAGGAGGGAACGTTGGATGGATAA
- a CDS encoding FadR/GntR family transcriptional regulator — protein MTREGRSLAETIADDILAMITIDKKFAKGDKLPNENELSAVLQVSRTTLREAIRILAAHNVLEIQRGKGTYVKNNQELNEEFGLKELSSLQLGVKDLYEMRLIFEPQSAYYAAKRATDKELERILYYGRLEEEKILKKEDRTEVEQAFHKSIAKATHNEFMNRLMPILYQAIDKGVLLSDSNEEMVQNTLNDHRMIMEFLAKRDAEGAKLAMKLHIIHAMRGFGITED, from the coding sequence ATGACAAGAGAAGGAAGAAGTCTGGCAGAAACTATAGCGGATGATATTCTGGCGATGATTACCATAGACAAAAAGTTCGCCAAGGGCGATAAGCTCCCTAATGAAAATGAGCTTTCCGCAGTTTTACAGGTAAGCCGCACAACTTTACGGGAAGCAATTCGCATTTTAGCCGCACATAATGTTTTGGAAATCCAACGCGGGAAAGGAACTTATGTAAAGAATAATCAGGAGTTAAACGAGGAGTTTGGCCTGAAAGAGCTTTCATCCTTACAGCTTGGCGTCAAAGATCTCTATGAAATGCGGCTGATCTTTGAACCCCAATCAGCCTATTATGCTGCCAAACGAGCTACTGATAAAGAACTTGAGCGCATCTTATATTATGGCAGGCTGGAAGAAGAAAAGATTTTGAAAAAGGAAGATCGTACGGAGGTAGAGCAAGCCTTTCACAAATCAATTGCCAAGGCAACTCACAACGAGTTTATGAATCGTTTGATGCCGATACTTTATCAGGCCATTGACAAGGGAGTCCTTTTGTCTGACTCCAATGAAGAAATGGTGCAGAATACCTTAAATGACCATCGGATGATCATGGAGTTTTTAGCAAAGCGGGATGCCGAGGGGGCTAAACTTGCTATGAAACTGCATATCATCCATGCCATGAGAGGCTTTGGGATTACTGAAGACTGA
- a CDS encoding GyrI-like domain-containing protein, with protein MKYEWKKQAKELYLPKNKPELVTIPDFKFFMIDGKGNPNSEEFSEAIGALYSLAYAVKMLPKKNSIPEGYYDFTVFPLEGVWDLAEEARTKEVLDKNSLIYTIMIRQPDFVTEKLAQEVINSVKLKKPHPLLDQVRFDSLEEGLCVQMLHQGSYDDEPRSFAIMEDYCVQNNLRRLSKIHREIYLSDVRKTQPEKLKTVLRFNVEYHGAFAE; from the coding sequence ATGAAATATGAGTGGAAAAAACAAGCCAAGGAATTGTATTTGCCAAAGAATAAGCCTGAACTTGTTACGATTCCGGATTTTAAGTTCTTTATGATTGATGGAAAAGGTAATCCTAACTCCGAAGAGTTTTCTGAAGCTATCGGAGCGCTGTATTCTTTAGCTTATGCCGTCAAAATGTTGCCCAAAAAAAACAGTATTCCTGAGGGGTATTATGATTTCACGGTTTTTCCTCTTGAAGGAGTCTGGGATCTGGCGGAAGAAGCACGAACTAAGGAAGTATTGGATAAAAACAGTTTGATCTACACTATCATGATCAGGCAGCCTGATTTTGTAACAGAGAAGTTAGCTCAGGAAGTCATAAATAGTGTAAAATTAAAAAAACCTCACCCGTTGCTTGATCAAGTAAGATTTGATTCCTTAGAAGAGGGACTTTGTGTACAAATGTTACATCAGGGATCTTACGATGATGAGCCAAGGAGTTTTGCAATCATGGAAGATTATTGTGTGCAAAATAATCTAAGACGCTTATCAAAGATTCACAGAGAGATTTATCTTTCAGATGTGCGTAAAACCCAGCCGGAGAAGCTTAAAACAGTCCTGCGGTTTAATGTTGAGTATCATGGTGCGTTTGCAGAGTAA